The Longimicrobiales bacterium genome has a segment encoding these proteins:
- a CDS encoding SDR family oxidoreductase, protein MSDGPLNGKVAIVTGASAGIGEAIAIALAGKGACVVLAARRLARMEATAVAIAESGGKALVVQTDVARQEDVEALVKATTDEFGRIDIVVNNAGIMPVSPMAEGRIDDWKHMVDVNINGVLHGIAAVLPTMIEQSGGHIVNIGSVAGRRPFPGGSVYAATKFAVRALSWGLHLELGAKHGIRVTDIQPGFVSTELLDTVANEAMREGWAKGWEGKRPLQPEDIAHAVLYAVTAPDHVSVSEVLVRPVDQAT, encoded by the coding sequence ATGTCAGACGGCCCACTCAATGGCAAGGTCGCCATCGTCACTGGCGCGTCCGCGGGGATCGGAGAGGCAATCGCGATCGCTCTCGCCGGCAAAGGTGCGTGCGTCGTGCTCGCCGCACGGAGGCTCGCCCGCATGGAGGCCACGGCTGTTGCGATCGCAGAGAGTGGCGGCAAAGCCCTGGTTGTCCAGACCGACGTCGCCCGCCAAGAAGACGTCGAAGCTCTCGTCAAGGCCACGACGGATGAGTTCGGCCGCATCGACATTGTCGTGAACAACGCCGGGATCATGCCGGTCTCGCCGATGGCAGAAGGTCGCATCGATGACTGGAAACACATGGTCGATGTGAACATCAACGGGGTCCTGCACGGCATCGCTGCTGTGCTGCCAACAATGATCGAACAGAGTGGTGGGCACATCGTGAACATCGGCTCAGTGGCGGGCCGTCGACCCTTCCCCGGGGGATCCGTCTACGCTGCTACGAAGTTTGCTGTGCGAGCTCTTTCCTGGGGCCTACACCTCGAATTGGGCGCGAAGCACGGCATACGTGTGACGGACATCCAGCCGGGCTTCGTGAGTACCGAGCTGCTCGACACCGTGGCCAATGAGGCGATGCGCGAGGGTTGGGCGAAGGGCTGGGAGGGCAAGCGACCGCTTCAGCCGGAGGACATCGCACATGCGGTGCTCTATGCGGTAACCGCGCCGGATCACGTCAGTGTGTCGGAAGTGCTCGTCAGACCGGTGGACCAGGCGACGTAG
- a CDS encoding M20/M25/M40 family metallo-hydrolase, whose protein sequence is MTKSVLVRSVFSVLAAATLIPSVVEAQADTYAAEIATLAQNPKVAAALENIDERDARTMADLLELTEIPAPPFGEEARGQRFLRKLQDLGVDSTWVDAEGNVLGLRRGADSDYVVAITGHLDTVFPEGTDVTVRQRGDTLFAPGIGDDTRGLAAMLAVLRALNESDIQTQADLLFVATVGEEGVGDLRGVKYLFRDDGPKIDAFISIDGTGHTSITHQGLGSYRYRVTVRGPGGHSWGAFGLANPAHALGRAIDYFDLSADAITRSGARTSYNVGRLGGGTSVNSIPFEAWMEVDMRSESPESLDRIDEIFQRAMERAVDEANAQRREGDELTLELELIGNRPSGEIAADDPFVLRAVAATEFLGVEPTLGRSSTDSNIPISKGIPSITIGGGGMASGAHSPGEWFINLDGPLGIKRALLITLAQAGAMIVS, encoded by the coding sequence GTGACCAAGTCAGTCCTCGTGAGAAGCGTATTCTCGGTTCTAGCCGCGGCAACGCTGATTCCCTCGGTCGTTGAGGCCCAGGCCGATACGTACGCAGCAGAAATCGCAACGCTCGCTCAAAACCCGAAGGTCGCAGCCGCCCTCGAGAACATCGACGAGCGGGACGCCAGAACGATGGCCGACCTGCTGGAACTCACTGAGATCCCTGCGCCGCCATTCGGCGAAGAAGCTCGCGGACAACGCTTCTTACGGAAGTTGCAGGACCTCGGAGTCGATTCGACGTGGGTGGATGCTGAGGGCAACGTGCTCGGCCTGCGACGTGGCGCAGACTCTGACTACGTCGTGGCCATCACAGGCCACCTCGATACCGTCTTCCCCGAAGGTACGGACGTGACCGTTCGGCAGCGGGGAGACACCTTGTTTGCGCCAGGAATCGGAGACGATACGAGGGGCCTCGCAGCGATGCTCGCTGTGCTCCGTGCCCTAAACGAGTCCGACATCCAAACGCAGGCAGATCTGTTGTTCGTGGCGACCGTCGGTGAGGAGGGCGTCGGCGATCTCCGTGGCGTGAAATACCTCTTCCGTGACGATGGCCCAAAGATCGACGCTTTCATTTCGATCGACGGGACGGGACACACCAGCATTACACACCAGGGTCTGGGCTCGTACCGCTACCGAGTCACGGTCAGAGGTCCCGGGGGACACTCTTGGGGTGCTTTTGGACTGGCCAATCCTGCCCACGCGCTCGGTCGGGCGATCGACTACTTCGACCTCTCGGCGGACGCAATCACGCGCTCGGGAGCCCGGACGAGCTACAACGTTGGCCGGCTAGGGGGCGGCACCTCGGTGAACTCGATTCCCTTCGAAGCCTGGATGGAAGTCGACATGCGCTCCGAGAGTCCGGAGAGCCTGGACCGCATCGACGAGATCTTTCAGCGCGCTATGGAGCGTGCGGTGGATGAGGCCAACGCGCAGCGCCGGGAAGGCGACGAGCTGACTCTCGAACTGGAGCTGATCGGGAATCGTCCCTCGGGTGAGATCGCAGCAGACGACCCTTTTGTCCTACGAGCGGTCGCGGCGACGGAATTCTTGGGTGTCGAGCCGACGCTTGGACGCAGTTCCACAGACTCGAACATTCCGATCTCGAAAGGCATCCCATCGATCACGATCGGCGGGGGGGGCATGGCGAGTGGAGCTCACTCGCCGGGCGAATGGTTCATCAACCTGGATGGCCCCCTGGGGATCAAACGGGCCCTACTCATTACGCTCGCGCAAGCCGGCGCGATGATCGTTAGCTGA
- a CDS encoding ABC transporter permease, translated as MIDWLAGVGRVSRVTFEHAGGLGLLSWQIIRATVRLKVSMRSILNQMYIMGVQSLPIVLVTGSLAGIVTSQQGGYQMTSAMPAYVLGSLVVETVVLEMGPVLTAIVLVGRIGARITAELGTMVVSEQIDAFKSLGRDPVAILAAPRVIAGILVLPLLVGIADMIGILAGVGAAYLDVGLGVESFFYGARLFWHSWDLLYSLTKALVFGLAIPLISVHMGLKTKGGAEGVGITTTQAVMFMTLTILILDALFPPLMLN; from the coding sequence ATGATTGACTGGCTTGCAGGCGTGGGTCGGGTGTCCAGAGTGACATTCGAACATGCCGGTGGGCTGGGGCTACTTTCGTGGCAGATCATCCGGGCCACGGTGCGTCTCAAGGTCTCCATGCGGTCGATCTTGAATCAGATGTACATCATGGGGGTCCAGAGTCTGCCTATCGTGCTCGTTACGGGGTCCCTCGCGGGCATCGTGACCAGCCAGCAGGGCGGCTACCAGATGACGAGCGCCATGCCCGCGTACGTGTTGGGCAGCCTTGTGGTAGAGACGGTTGTTCTGGAAATGGGCCCGGTGCTCACGGCCATTGTCCTCGTCGGCCGGATCGGGGCTCGTATCACCGCGGAACTGGGCACTATGGTCGTGTCCGAACAGATCGACGCCTTCAAGTCGTTGGGTCGTGATCCTGTCGCGATCCTTGCTGCTCCCAGGGTGATTGCGGGAATTCTCGTGCTGCCGCTGCTCGTTGGGATCGCTGATATGATTGGCATTTTAGCCGGTGTCGGCGCCGCGTACTTGGACGTGGGTCTGGGAGTCGAGTCGTTCTTCTACGGAGCGAGGCTCTTCTGGCATAGCTGGGATCTTCTGTACTCGCTCACGAAGGCTCTTGTCTTCGGTCTGGCGATCCCGCTGATCTCCGTCCACATGGGACTGAAGACCAAGGGTGGAGCCGAGGGCGTTGGGATCACGACGACCCAGGCCGTCATGTTCATGACGCTGACCATCTTGATTCTCGACGCGCTGTTCCCGCCGCTCATGCTGAACTGA
- a CDS encoding ATP-binding cassette domain-containing protein, whose product MIEYKNIHKAFDLPVLSGVSMRVESGEMFALFGPSGTGKSVLLKTTIGLVIPDKGDVEVDGLSGYRDGAKALQTIREKVGYVFQNAALFDSLNVLDNVCMGIPEDELAQLPRAEAASRAWEALELVNLEPREILSKIPSELSGGMKKRVGIARAIIGRPEVLLWDEPTTGLDPINTAAVERLIQRLSKDLEVTSLLVTHDVEGGLLICDRVALLDGGTLRFCGSPADFRASPDPVVQAFVDREAAEAALDIGVLT is encoded by the coding sequence GTGATCGAATACAAGAACATCCACAAAGCGTTTGATCTTCCCGTGCTCAGCGGCGTGTCGATGCGCGTAGAGTCAGGCGAGATGTTCGCACTCTTCGGTCCGTCCGGTACCGGAAAGAGCGTGCTGCTGAAGACCACCATCGGGCTCGTCATCCCCGACAAGGGCGACGTCGAGGTCGACGGGCTGTCGGGCTACAGGGACGGGGCGAAGGCGCTGCAGACGATCCGAGAAAAGGTCGGGTACGTCTTTCAGAATGCGGCGCTCTTCGACTCGCTGAACGTGCTCGACAACGTGTGCATGGGGATCCCGGAGGACGAACTGGCTCAGCTGCCTCGGGCCGAGGCTGCGTCACGCGCATGGGAAGCGCTGGAACTCGTGAACCTCGAGCCACGAGAGATCCTCTCGAAGATTCCGTCCGAACTTTCTGGCGGCATGAAGAAGAGAGTCGGAATTGCGCGGGCGATCATTGGTCGCCCAGAAGTGCTCCTCTGGGATGAGCCCACGACCGGGCTTGATCCCATCAATACCGCTGCCGTCGAGAGACTTATCCAGCGGCTATCGAAGGATCTCGAAGTGACCTCACTTCTCGTCACGCACGACGTAGAAGGGGGCTTGTTGATTTGTGACCGGGTCGCCCTGCTTGACGGCGGTACCCTTCGTTTTTGCGGAAGCCCCGCCGACTTCAGGGCGAGTCCTGACCCGGTCGTGCAGGCTTTCGTTGACCGTGAGGCTGCAGAAGCTGCTCTCGATATTGGTGTGCTAACATGA
- a CDS encoding MlaD family protein: MTDATPNGGRGAPTNQDLDDHVPNVRRGREARLGVFVIGGLLSFVIVLFMLTSPASLRGRYMINTIVNDAGGVRRGDPIQMRGVNIGRVNHFEMLQDGNVSMRLEIEGEWLIPTGSNSKLAAAGMFGGRTVEVIPTFAETFHAPGDTIPGEGGGAGGILGSMDELSGQAGTVLTQIETLLSEQTIGSVQGSARELETLLSSMSEVINEQRGELSGLTATLRRSAEGLEDAAAAGPDVARAIARADSIMTTLNQTSVSLDVTIASLRSILDKVDRGEGTLGKLVHDTSLYDNMNASAVTLADLLADLRENPNKYISLSIF, from the coding sequence ATGACTGATGCGACTCCGAACGGCGGCCGCGGCGCGCCGACAAACCAAGACCTCGACGACCATGTGCCGAACGTACGGCGTGGTCGTGAAGCCCGACTTGGCGTCTTCGTCATTGGGGGATTGCTCTCGTTCGTGATCGTCCTCTTCATGTTGACGAGCCCCGCGTCCCTCCGTGGCCGCTACATGATCAACACGATCGTCAACGACGCGGGCGGTGTACGACGAGGTGACCCGATCCAGATGCGCGGAGTCAACATCGGCCGAGTGAATCACTTTGAGATGCTTCAGGACGGAAACGTTTCCATGCGGCTCGAAATCGAGGGTGAGTGGTTGATTCCCACGGGGTCGAATAGCAAGCTCGCCGCCGCCGGTATGTTCGGCGGTCGCACGGTAGAGGTGATCCCGACTTTCGCGGAGACCTTCCATGCCCCCGGAGACACGATCCCGGGTGAGGGGGGAGGAGCCGGCGGTATTCTCGGCTCGATGGACGAGCTGAGCGGTCAGGCCGGTACCGTCTTGACCCAGATCGAGACCCTCCTCAGCGAACAGACCATCGGATCGGTGCAGGGAAGCGCACGTGAGCTCGAGACTCTGCTCTCAAGCATGTCAGAGGTCATCAACGAACAGAGAGGCGAACTCTCAGGCCTGACTGCCACGCTTCGCCGCTCGGCCGAAGGCCTGGAGGACGCGGCCGCAGCCGGCCCGGACGTAGCCAGAGCCATCGCCCGCGCCGACTCCATCATGACCACACTCAACCAAACCAGCGTCTCCCTAGACGTAACAATCGCCTCCCTCCGTTCGATCTTAGACAAGGTCGATCGCGGAGAAGGTACCCTCGGCAAACTCGTCCATGACACGTCGCTGTACGACAACATGAACGCGTCAGCGGTGACCCTCGCTGACCTGCTCGCGGACCTAAGGGAAAACCCGAACAAGTACATCAGTCTGAGCATCTTCTAG